The following proteins are encoded in a genomic region of Candida albicans SC5314 chromosome 4, complete sequence:
- the EXM2 gene encoding Exm2p (Putative U1 snRNP complex compotent; decreased transcription is observed upon fluphenazine treatment): protein MAEEQRRQIEQLMGKENGSSIRRRDPEMTSSRVCRAFLVGTCPHDLFVGTKQDLGRCPNLHLQKHKLEYEHRTKKLGEKFPDIEYDYYKLLSKYVSDLDRNIHNAQLRLQHTPEEKAKIARVTKELDDLDVEIGLMVQELNYLVAKNQASKIIDYAIELNAKCEEREKLSQQARRITENVGQTSQQKLQVCDGCGAYLSRLDNDRRLADHFVGKIHMGYLEIRENFKEVQNKYKKMGKNL from the coding sequence aTGGCAGAGGAACAAAGAAGACAAATAGAACAGTTGATGGGAAAAGAAAACGGATCGCTGATACGGCGAAGAGATCCTGAAATGACTTCATCTCGTGTATGTCGGGCTTTTTTAGTCGGCACCTGTCCTCATGATTTATTTGTAGGAACAAAGCAAGATCTTGGAAGATGTCCTAATCTACATTTACAAAAACATAAACTAGAATACGAGCATCGAACGAAAAAATTGGGCGAAAAGTTTCCTGACATAGAGTATGATTATTACAAATTGTTGTCTAAATATGTCTCTGATTTGGACCGAAATATCCACAATGCCCAATTACGTTTGCAGCACACGCCAGAGgaaaaagcaaaaattGCCCGAGTTACAAAGGAATTAGATGATCTAGATGTTGAGATTGGTTTGATGGTCCAAGAGCTTAATTATTTGGTAGCCAAAAATCAGGCCAgtaaaattattgattacGCCATTGAATTGAATGCCAAATGTGAAGAGAGGGAAAAACTCAGTCAACAGGCTCGAAGAATAACTGAAAATGTTGGACAAACATCACAACAGAAACTTCAGGTGTGTGATGGGTGTGGTGCTTACTTGTCGAGATTGGATAACGATAGAAGATTAGCAGATCATTTTGTTGGAAAAATACATATGGGTTATTTGGAAATACGAGAAAACTTCAAGGAGGTACAAAATAAGTATAAGAAAATGGGAAAGAACCTATAA
- the CSA2 gene encoding Csa2p (Extracellular-associated protein; repressed by Rim101 at pH 8; regulated by Tsa1, Tsa1B in minimal media at 37 deg; induced by ketoconazole, nitric oxide, Hap43; required for normal RPMI biofilm formation; Bcr1 induced in RPMI), with protein sequence MKFSTILAIPFAIAFANAAAAPAVTAAPAPAADNPYTIYPPVPKTASINGFADRIYDQIPKCAQECVKQSTSSTPCPYWDTGCLCVIPNFTGAVGNCVASKCRGADVTNFRKLAVGACAAAGVWDPYWIIPASVSSALDAAATATGN encoded by the coding sequence atgaaattttctACTATTTTAGCCATTCCATTTGCAATTGCCTTTGCCaatgctgctgctgctccTGCTGTTACTGCTGCCCCAGCCCCTGCTGCTGATAATCCTTATACTATTTACCCTCCTGTTCCCAAAACTGCTTCAATCAACGGTTTCGCTGATAGAATCTACGATCAAATTCCAAAGTGTGCTCAAGAATGTGTTAAGCAAAGTACCAGCTCTACTCCTTGTCCATACTGGGATACCGGTTGCTTGTGTGTTATCCCTAACTTTACAGGTGCTGTTGGTAATTGTGTTGCATCCAAATGTCGTGGTGCTGATGTTACCAACTTCAGAAAGTTGGCTGTCGGTGCTTGCGCTGCTGCTGGTGTTTGGGATCCATACTGGATTATTCCAGCAAGTGTCTCAAGTGCTTTGGACGCCGCTGCTACCGCAACTGGTAATTAG
- a CDS encoding uncharacterized protein (Protein of unknown function; rat catheter and Spider biofilm induced): MSKKSTDLTKSLRFLQVSKLMRAFKPVTINGISTKSIIKQVKEIESDSPNHFKCYKNHARLSYLQKYLLDYIKSKPENLIYLSLRIKPSDPEFPYDLEKLNINLTIPSGFPEDKSQRPKISVLNEDIPRGFAYNVEVGFQRIVDIAQGALKDDEITLVDGIGLASMILTLDKYLELFLKQEKKETIKFVKTKKKSPPVTSTKSQQSVQPKQQPKQQPNTSIKTNYKPKVDPKLLLQRKKLLEEMCYKLNGSVRPLKEEVYRATIPVLPNTAPELWKLNGDIDLMLTVPQTYPMDKISVSLRNNFNENLVVKHCQEDQFEKVKIIKQYKKYEKNMNINVRSYDFGTENLTVILNYLTNNIDKFVLDAESFKKYNDTVKIFKAEMVSTEC, encoded by the coding sequence ATGAGCAAGAAGAGTACAGATTTAACTAAATCACTTCGATTCTTGCAAGTGTCGAAGTTGATGCGTGCTTTCAAGCCAGTTACTATAAATGGAATCTCGACCAAATCGATTATTAAACAAGtgaaagaaatagaatCAGATAGCCCTAACCATTTTAAATGTTATAAAAATCATGCTCGATTGTCATATTTACAAAAGTATTTGCTTGATTATATTAAAAGCAAACCAGAAAATCTTATCTACTTGTCACTCAGAATTAAACCTTCTGATCCTGAATTTCCATACGATctagaaaaattgaatatcaaCTTGACTATTCCAAGTGGGTTCCCAGAGGACAAGTCTCAGCGACCTAAAATCAGTGTATTAAATGAAGACATTCCCAGAGGATTTGCTTATAATGTTGAAGTGGGATTTCAAAGAATAGTTGATATTGCTCAAGGTGCCCTcaaagatgatgaaattacCTTGGTTGATGGGATAGGGTTGGCTTCAATGATATTGACATTGgataaatatttggaattatttttgaagcaggaaaagaaagaaactATCAAGTTTGTAAAAACCAAGAAGAAATCCCCGCCAGTGACATCAACAAAGTCTCAACAAAGTGTGCAGCcgaaacaacaaccaaagCAACAGCCGAATACTAGTATAAAGACAAATTACAAACCAAAAGTTGACCCAAAGTTGTTACTTCAACGAAAGAAACTTCTTGAAGAGATGTGTTATAAACTAAATGGATCTGTCAGGCCACTCAAAGAAGAGGTTTATCGAGCCACTATTCCAGTACTTCCTAATACTGCTCCGGAACTTTGGAAGTTGAACGGGGATATCGATCTTATGCTCACGGTTCCACAAACTTATCCTATGGACAAGATAAGTGTTTCATTGAGGAACAACTTCAATGAAAACCTAGTGGTAAAGCATTGCCAAGAGGACCAGTTTGAGAAGGTAAAGATTATtaaacaatacaaaaagTATGAGAAAAATATGAACATTAATGTAAGGAGTTATGACTTTGGAACTGAAAACTTGACTGTAATACTAAATTATTTGACGAATAacattgataaatttgttcTTGACGCAGAAAGTTTCAAAAAGTATAATGATACtgtgaaaatttttaaagcCGAGATGGTTAGTACAGAATGCTGA